The nucleotide window ATATACTACAGGGACATCTTCGATCACGTACTGCGGATCAATGACGCCCTCGAGACCTACCGTGAGTTGCTTAGCAATGTGCTCGATAGTTATTTGACACAGGTGTCCAATCGCCTTGGGGCAGTCACTAAGGGATTGAGCACCGTCGCGACGATAAGCGTGCCATTCGTCGTCGTCAGTGGGATGTGGGGTATGAATTTCGAGAAGATCCCATGGGCTGGCAGCCCCTACGGCTTCTGGATAATGCTCTTCGCACAACTCGCTTTTGGCGGTATCCTCCTCGCTATACTGAAATGGCGCAAACTTCTGTAAACGGACTCAGGCTCTTCGGAGTGGCAGCATACGAAACCGGCGCGCAGGAGCCCTTCGCGGAGGGCACATCCCTCGTTCCATTTCGCGCCCTCGCCGCCGTCGTAGCGCCAAGCAAATACGCGCGCGTCGTGATCGATGCGGCCGAGATCGACGAGTACGCGCGGATTGTCGAAGAGGTTCAATCCAACACGGCTGTGCTTCCGGCGCCGCCTGGCACGGTGTTCAGATCGCGGGACAGCCTTGCCCGGTGGCTCGAGCTGCATTACTTCGCGCTCACCGGGGCGATGGGCTCGATTGACGGTCATTCGCAGGCGCGGCTGACCATCGTCAAGAGCGCCGGTGTCGATCCCGAGAATGCAACTCCCGGAGAGTCAAAGGAAACCGCCAAGCAGCTTCAGGCGACGGCCTCCCAGAGCATGCGCGTGTTGCGGGGTCAGTCGGCGGCGACGATAAATCTGCCGGTTCCGGATGACGAGACGACTGTGGTAGCCCAGGCTTCATTTCTTGTCGAAACGGAGCGA belongs to Gemmatimonadaceae bacterium and includes:
- a CDS encoding GvpL/GvpF family gas vesicle protein produces the protein MAQTSVNGLRLFGVAAYETGAQEPFAEGTSLVPFRALAAVVAPSKYARVVIDAAEIDEYARIVEEVQSNTAVLPAPPGTVFRSRDSLARWLELHYFALTGAMGSIDGHSQARLTIVKSAGVDPENATPGESKETAKQLQATASQSMRVLRGQSAATINLPVPDDETTVVAQASFLVETERWDVFRELVTKEDERHTSLDFRLTGPWPAYDFVKMQFGG